One segment of Carya illinoinensis cultivar Pawnee chromosome 1, C.illinoinensisPawnee_v1, whole genome shotgun sequence DNA contains the following:
- the LOC122315516 gene encoding uncharacterized protein LOC122315516 isoform X3: MRLAFSSSKCKTKTIEHTYRKISSTDCREVYSPHAETEAYEPYDSRNAVSQNFMLENCVTSDDHSFADPEDAKQRVVQNMEMIGGDNAGDHEDQDKTSCDDARGKIKKEAAIPPNILLENATILVGYSDFAPADHVEVNQTTELNAGNDEKDKIEKCDMAGNECKEVADLEAHKNHLSESVAVVENGTDNESARNLGDSTQPKHYTRSVSEIEVVVEDSTNDSIRNLGQNEHNHRCNFPSEIEVVAGEDGREEFIGNLGETELIHYEAEKEPIHYKNTTCEIGVVVVDHGMNGSPRKLRQIESNQYQSSAAEIEVAVEDGTDNSERIQPAKIGSKPLENVVGTNSTKNLPQNKNFQEGIKEVDFDNCEIQEECSCADESGVVAQLSRSGDVELSQNLSPKPTLEELLRFAAEEESSAQNTAVVMNTRDFDSWDLWGNSYKSSGYEGLYSQKKGTAVEQYHGDMLDDYERRTCTPLFQVKDRSNNIVNKPQWRKAIDGILGKFRSLRKRQPNPLGGILDEVDLKSLLKAANSKRCKRENISSIIMRKTFWGRLACCSSASTGSAIRSHKRKKPKEWQLQLQRYVSEYSPAW; encoded by the exons ATGCGGTTGGCCTTTTCCTCGTCCAAGTGCAAAACAAAGACGATCGAGCACACGTACAGAAAG ATTTCTTCCACCGACTGTCGTGAAGTTTACTCTCCTCATGCAGAGACTGAGGCATATGAACCTTATGATTCTCGAAATGCTGTATCGCAAAACTTCATGCTAGAAAACTGTGTCACAAGTGATGATCATAGTTTTGCAGATCCTGAGGATGCCAAGCAGCGGGTTGTTCAAAATATGGAGATGATTGGGGGTGACAATGCTGGTGACCATGAAGATCAGGATAAAACTTCATGTGATGATGCTAGAGGCAAAATTAAGAAAGAAGCTGCTATACCACCAAACATACTGCTAGAAAATGCTACAATATTAGTCGGATATTCTGATTTTGCTCCAGCTGATCATGTTGAAGTTAATCAAACAACTGAATTGAATGCTGGTAATGATGAAAAAGACAAGATTGAAAAATGTGATATGGCTGGAAATGAATGCAAGGAAGTAGCTGATCTAGAGGCACACAAAAATCATCTATCTGAATCGGTGGCTGTTGTAGAGAATGGAACAGATAATGAATCTGCAAGAAACTTGGGAGACAGTACTCAACCAAAACATTACACAAGGTCCGTTTCTGAGATTGAGGTTGTTGTGGAAGACAGCACGAATGATTCGATTAGAAACTTGGGACAAAATGAACACAATCATCGTTGTAATTTTCCTTCCGAGATTGAGGTTGTTGCAGGGGAGGATGGAAGGGAAGAATTTATAGGAAACTTAGGAGAAACTGAACTAATACATTACGAGGCCGAGAAAGAACCGATACATTATAAAAATACTACGTGCGAAATTGGGGTTGTTGTGGTGGATCATGGAATGAATGGATCTCCGAGGAAATTGAGACAAATTGAGTCAAACCAGTACCAAAGTTCTGCTGCTGAAATTGAAGTTGCTGTGGAGGATGGAACAGATAATTCTGAGAGGATCCAGCCTGCAAAGATCGGATCAAAACCTTTGGAAAACGTAGTAGGAACTAATTCTACCAAAAACCTTCCCCAGAACAAAAATTTTCAGGAAGGAATAAAGGAAGTTGATTTCGACAACTGTGAGATACAGGAAGAGTGCTCATGTGCTGATGAAAGCGGTGTGGTGGCTCAATTAAGCCGTAGTGGTGATGTTGAGTTATCACAAAATCTCTCTCCAAAACCGACTTTGGAAGAGCTTTTGAGATTTGCAGCGGAAGAGGAATCTTCAGCTCAAAATACTGCAGTGGTCATGAATACGAGAGACTTCGATTCATGGGATCTTTGGGGCAATAGTTACAAGTCTTCAGGATATGAAG GTCTCTACTCCCAAAAAAAAGGCACAGCAGTTGAGCAATATCATGGGGACATGTTGGATGATTATGAGCGTAGAACTTGTACACCGTTATTTCAAGTCAAAGACAGGAGCAACAACATAGTTAACAAGCCACAATGGAGAAAGGCTATTGATGGTATTTTGGGCAAGTTTAGAAGCTTGCGTAAGAGGCAACCAAATCCTTTGGGAGGAATTCTGGATGAGGTTGATCTCAAAAGCTTACTGAAAGCTGCAAACTCAAAGAGGTGTAAGAGAGAGAACATCAGCTCAATCATCATGCGGAAAACATTCTGGGGACGATTAGCATGTTGCTCTTCTGCCAGTACCGGATCAGCAATTAGaagccataaaagaaaaaagccaAAGGAATGGCAATTACAGTTGCAAAGATATGTTTCAGAATACTCCCCTGCTTGGTAA
- the LOC122315516 gene encoding uncharacterized protein LOC122315516 isoform X1: MPGVWRHIWVEYREEYTYNLYQMRLAFSSSKCKTKTIEHTYRKISSTDCREVYSPHAETEAYEPYDSRNAVSQNFMLENCVTSDDHSFADPEDAKQRVVQNMEMIGGDNAGDHEDQDKTSCDDARGKIKKEAAIPPNILLENATILVGYSDFAPADHVEVNQTTELNAGNDEKDKIEKCDMAGNECKEVADLEAHKNHLSESVAVVENGTDNESARNLGDSTQPKHYTRSVSEIEVVVEDSTNDSIRNLGQNEHNHRCNFPSEIEVVAGEDGREEFIGNLGETELIHYEAEKEPIHYKNTTCEIGVVVVDHGMNGSPRKLRQIESNQYQSSAAEIEVAVEDGTDNSERIQPAKIGSKPLENVVGTNSTKNLPQNKNFQEGIKEVDFDNCEIQEECSCADESGVVAQLSRSGDVELSQNLSPKPTLEELLRFAAEEESSAQNTAVVMNTRDFDSWDLWGNSYKSSGYEGLYSQKKGTAVEQYHGDMLDDYERRTCTPLFQVKDRSNNIVNKPQWRKAIDGILGKFRSLRKRQPNPLGGILDEVDLKSLLKAANSKRCKRENISSIIMRKTFWGRLACCSSASTGSAIRSHKRKKPKEWQLQLQRYVSEYSPAW, from the exons GGGTTGAGTATCGTGAAGAATACACGTATAATTTGTATCAAATGCGGTTGGCCTTTTCCTCGTCCAAGTGCAAAACAAAGACGATCGAGCACACGTACAGAAAG ATTTCTTCCACCGACTGTCGTGAAGTTTACTCTCCTCATGCAGAGACTGAGGCATATGAACCTTATGATTCTCGAAATGCTGTATCGCAAAACTTCATGCTAGAAAACTGTGTCACAAGTGATGATCATAGTTTTGCAGATCCTGAGGATGCCAAGCAGCGGGTTGTTCAAAATATGGAGATGATTGGGGGTGACAATGCTGGTGACCATGAAGATCAGGATAAAACTTCATGTGATGATGCTAGAGGCAAAATTAAGAAAGAAGCTGCTATACCACCAAACATACTGCTAGAAAATGCTACAATATTAGTCGGATATTCTGATTTTGCTCCAGCTGATCATGTTGAAGTTAATCAAACAACTGAATTGAATGCTGGTAATGATGAAAAAGACAAGATTGAAAAATGTGATATGGCTGGAAATGAATGCAAGGAAGTAGCTGATCTAGAGGCACACAAAAATCATCTATCTGAATCGGTGGCTGTTGTAGAGAATGGAACAGATAATGAATCTGCAAGAAACTTGGGAGACAGTACTCAACCAAAACATTACACAAGGTCCGTTTCTGAGATTGAGGTTGTTGTGGAAGACAGCACGAATGATTCGATTAGAAACTTGGGACAAAATGAACACAATCATCGTTGTAATTTTCCTTCCGAGATTGAGGTTGTTGCAGGGGAGGATGGAAGGGAAGAATTTATAGGAAACTTAGGAGAAACTGAACTAATACATTACGAGGCCGAGAAAGAACCGATACATTATAAAAATACTACGTGCGAAATTGGGGTTGTTGTGGTGGATCATGGAATGAATGGATCTCCGAGGAAATTGAGACAAATTGAGTCAAACCAGTACCAAAGTTCTGCTGCTGAAATTGAAGTTGCTGTGGAGGATGGAACAGATAATTCTGAGAGGATCCAGCCTGCAAAGATCGGATCAAAACCTTTGGAAAACGTAGTAGGAACTAATTCTACCAAAAACCTTCCCCAGAACAAAAATTTTCAGGAAGGAATAAAGGAAGTTGATTTCGACAACTGTGAGATACAGGAAGAGTGCTCATGTGCTGATGAAAGCGGTGTGGTGGCTCAATTAAGCCGTAGTGGTGATGTTGAGTTATCACAAAATCTCTCTCCAAAACCGACTTTGGAAGAGCTTTTGAGATTTGCAGCGGAAGAGGAATCTTCAGCTCAAAATACTGCAGTGGTCATGAATACGAGAGACTTCGATTCATGGGATCTTTGGGGCAATAGTTACAAGTCTTCAGGATATGAAG GTCTCTACTCCCAAAAAAAAGGCACAGCAGTTGAGCAATATCATGGGGACATGTTGGATGATTATGAGCGTAGAACTTGTACACCGTTATTTCAAGTCAAAGACAGGAGCAACAACATAGTTAACAAGCCACAATGGAGAAAGGCTATTGATGGTATTTTGGGCAAGTTTAGAAGCTTGCGTAAGAGGCAACCAAATCCTTTGGGAGGAATTCTGGATGAGGTTGATCTCAAAAGCTTACTGAAAGCTGCAAACTCAAAGAGGTGTAAGAGAGAGAACATCAGCTCAATCATCATGCGGAAAACATTCTGGGGACGATTAGCATGTTGCTCTTCTGCCAGTACCGGATCAGCAATTAGaagccataaaagaaaaaagccaAAGGAATGGCAATTACAGTTGCAAAGATATGTTTCAGAATACTCCCCTGCTTGGTAA
- the LOC122315516 gene encoding uncharacterized protein LOC122315516 isoform X2, with protein sequence MPGVWRHIWVEYREEYTYNLYQMRLAFSSSKCKTKTIEHTYRKISSTDCREVYSPHAETEAYEPYDSRNAVSQNFMLENCVTSDDHSFADPEDAKQRVVQNMEMIGGDNAGDHEDQDKTSCDDARGKIKKEAAIPPNILLENATILVGYSDFAPADHVEVNQTTELNAGNDEKDKIEKCDMAGNECKEVADLEAHKNHLSESVAVVENGTDNESARNLGDSTQPKHYTRSVSEIEVVVEDSTNDSIRNLGQNEHNHRCNFPSEIEVVAGEDGREEFIGNLGETELIHYEAEKEPIHYKNTTCEIGVVVVDHGMNGSPRKLRQIESNQYQSSAAEIEVAVEDGTDNSERIQPAKIGSKPLENVVGTNSTKNLPQNKNFQEGIKEVDFDNCEIQEECSCADESGVVAQLSRSGDVELSQNLSPKPTLEELLRFAAEEESSAQNTAVVMNTRDFDSWDLWGNSYKSSGYEGLYSQKKGTAVEQYHGDMLDDYERRTCTPLFQVKDRSNNIVNKPQWRKAIDGILGKFRSLRKRQPNPLGGILDEVDLKSLLKAANSKRCKRENISSIIMRKTFWGRLACCSSASTGSAIRSHKRKKPKEWQLQLQRYVSEYSPA encoded by the exons GGGTTGAGTATCGTGAAGAATACACGTATAATTTGTATCAAATGCGGTTGGCCTTTTCCTCGTCCAAGTGCAAAACAAAGACGATCGAGCACACGTACAGAAAG ATTTCTTCCACCGACTGTCGTGAAGTTTACTCTCCTCATGCAGAGACTGAGGCATATGAACCTTATGATTCTCGAAATGCTGTATCGCAAAACTTCATGCTAGAAAACTGTGTCACAAGTGATGATCATAGTTTTGCAGATCCTGAGGATGCCAAGCAGCGGGTTGTTCAAAATATGGAGATGATTGGGGGTGACAATGCTGGTGACCATGAAGATCAGGATAAAACTTCATGTGATGATGCTAGAGGCAAAATTAAGAAAGAAGCTGCTATACCACCAAACATACTGCTAGAAAATGCTACAATATTAGTCGGATATTCTGATTTTGCTCCAGCTGATCATGTTGAAGTTAATCAAACAACTGAATTGAATGCTGGTAATGATGAAAAAGACAAGATTGAAAAATGTGATATGGCTGGAAATGAATGCAAGGAAGTAGCTGATCTAGAGGCACACAAAAATCATCTATCTGAATCGGTGGCTGTTGTAGAGAATGGAACAGATAATGAATCTGCAAGAAACTTGGGAGACAGTACTCAACCAAAACATTACACAAGGTCCGTTTCTGAGATTGAGGTTGTTGTGGAAGACAGCACGAATGATTCGATTAGAAACTTGGGACAAAATGAACACAATCATCGTTGTAATTTTCCTTCCGAGATTGAGGTTGTTGCAGGGGAGGATGGAAGGGAAGAATTTATAGGAAACTTAGGAGAAACTGAACTAATACATTACGAGGCCGAGAAAGAACCGATACATTATAAAAATACTACGTGCGAAATTGGGGTTGTTGTGGTGGATCATGGAATGAATGGATCTCCGAGGAAATTGAGACAAATTGAGTCAAACCAGTACCAAAGTTCTGCTGCTGAAATTGAAGTTGCTGTGGAGGATGGAACAGATAATTCTGAGAGGATCCAGCCTGCAAAGATCGGATCAAAACCTTTGGAAAACGTAGTAGGAACTAATTCTACCAAAAACCTTCCCCAGAACAAAAATTTTCAGGAAGGAATAAAGGAAGTTGATTTCGACAACTGTGAGATACAGGAAGAGTGCTCATGTGCTGATGAAAGCGGTGTGGTGGCTCAATTAAGCCGTAGTGGTGATGTTGAGTTATCACAAAATCTCTCTCCAAAACCGACTTTGGAAGAGCTTTTGAGATTTGCAGCGGAAGAGGAATCTTCAGCTCAAAATACTGCAGTGGTCATGAATACGAGAGACTTCGATTCATGGGATCTTTGGGGCAATAGTTACAAGTCTTCAGGATATGAAG GTCTCTACTCCCAAAAAAAAGGCACAGCAGTTGAGCAATATCATGGGGACATGTTGGATGATTATGAGCGTAGAACTTGTACACCGTTATTTCAAGTCAAAGACAGGAGCAACAACATAGTTAACAAGCCACAATGGAGAAAGGCTATTGATGGTATTTTGGGCAAGTTTAGAAGCTTGCGTAAGAGGCAACCAAATCCTTTGGGAGGAATTCTGGATGAGGTTGATCTCAAAAGCTTACTGAAAGCTGCAAACTCAAAGAGGTGTAAGAGAGAGAACATCAGCTCAATCATCATGCGGAAAACATTCTGGGGACGATTAGCATGTTGCTCTTCTGCCAGTACCGGATCAGCAATTAGaagccataaaagaaaaaagccaAAGGAATGGCAATTACAGTTGCAAAGATATGTTTCAGAATACTCCCCTGCTTG A